The DNA window TTTTCAAATGTGTAAAGGCTTTATTCCCTGTCTTGTGGCCACAAAGCAGCTTGTCAGAATGAAGTTTTACGCAGTTATTTGTCTTGCTGTGGGATTCTTGCAGAGTAGTTGCTTTCACTTTTAACACATCTTGCTGTAACTGGTTTATTTCAGGCAAAAAATAATTAGCTGCCTGTACATTCTGCAATGAGAAAACAGATGTGATTTTAGGCATTAAGACTGAGTTGACACAATCAGAGCCATTTTCTTGGAATTTCTCAGCTACGTTCTCAAAGCCATGATGTATGTTAGCATCCAAATACTGCTGGCCATTATGCTGATCCTCCATAAAACACTCACTGTCGATAACACATTTCGATTGACTTTTAGAAGACACAGAGTTATTATTAGTGTTTATGTGTCCATAAGCTTTACTAATATTTGATTGGGCGGATACaactttttctggttttaagcCTTTCATTGACTCTGAATATGCAGATGCAGATTCACTTCTCctactgttttgaaaagaaactgtttTGCTAGATATAAATTCTTTGTAACTATCATCTGTTGACATCCAAATGCTACATGGATTATCCGAAGTGTCCATTTTGGAATAGTTGTGAAAAGACAGCAACCCTTCATTGGAAGAATCCACTGACATTGAATAACAGAGATTATTAGTTGCATTACTATTATTTAGGCCaccattttgtattttcagttcaggaaagaaagGCGTCTTCATAGGGTCATAATGAAGTGTATTTGTAATAGTGGGTAGTAATACCTGAGGATGACTTGGAGGACTATAGCTTCCCCACGAGACATTACTTCGAGTTCCAACTTTTGTCACCTCTTCGCATGGAGGTACAGTTGAACCAAACTTCACTGGCAAATAATTTGAACCTTTTCCTACAGCTACATTAGAAGGTGCTACGGTTTGAAAAACACTCTTACTGTACGATAAagagttattttgtttttccacttttgtttttcctgaatgaggagcagaagaaaagggagGGGAGGCTAATGGGTGAACAGAACTGAAAGCTGACTGATCAGTTACATGTGGTCTGGCACCTGACGACAAGCCGCAGGGATCAGCAGTCTGTAGCAACGGAGCTGTAGCGCCATCCTTAATAGGATCAGCTTTCTGACCCAACAAATGTGCGTTTTGCTTATTTGTAGGTAATAATTTTATAACAATATGTTGTTTTCCATCTACCATTTTAAATCCCATAAATTTAGCACTGTAATTTGCTGGAACagatattttattgtttttgacCATCAATACTGTTGGCCCATGAACAGCATTTTTCAGTAATCCCAGACCATAACTTGTTCCATCATCTGCTTTATCATACTGTGCTGTAGTAGTAGAGAGCATTCCACCCATGAAGTTATGCTTTTCTGTATAGAGAATCTGATCTTCACTTGCTTCCACATCTCTCATACACTGGTTCAGCTCCTCAGCTTTTGTTTGAACTTTATTCACACTTCTTAGCacttgtgcatttttttctccagctttgtCACTTCcactgcttgtttttttccGTCTCCAGAGTGCTTTTTTCGATGCTCCCATTTTATATCTTCTTAACACAAGCTTCAGTCCTGCTGGAGTCTTCACTATTCTTTTTTCACATTTATCCTTTTCCAGTTCTTCTTTTGCATACAAGTGGTCACTATGTAAAGCTATGATGTGCTTTAAAAGATAATCTTTCCGTGGCGTGCTGTAACTACAGTATTGACAACCAAAAGGAAACATACTGGTATGAACAAGAAGATGTTTCTGGAACTCCTCTTTCGTAAAGCTTATGTGATGGCATTTTCCACATTTAAAGGGAATCTCATTATGTCTGTGAATGTGCTGAACAAATGTGCCCACATCCTGGGTAGAAAACCCACATTTTTCACACTGAAAGTGACCATTTACACAATGCTTTGATGTGAAGTGTTTTGTCAAATCCAACAAAGTGTACATATGCTCATCATTACAAAGCTCACATTTTACTAAAGTGCTACGATGGGTGCGTCTGTGCTGTTTAAAGGACTGAAAGTCATTAGCCGAGAAGTTACACATCTCACAAGGATACAAAGGCAACTCCCCAAAGTGTAACagctgaaaatgtttcagtAGATCATTCGGGCTGTATCTAATGTTATCCTTGCACTTGGTACAAGTGAAATTTAGTATCTTTGCTGTAGTTTTCAACCCTTCTTCAAATTGCACTTCTGGTTTATTTTGCAAGTGGCTTCCCTCTGAACAATTGGAATtgcttccatttattttctctagaCTTAAGGACTTCCTGGCAGTTTGTTGTTTACACTGAAAGAGTTTTCTAAATCTATCAACTTCATGTTTCATTAATACTTCATTTGGAATGCTCACCCTGGGTAAATCGATTTTCACACTTTTCAGTTTGCAAGGGAGATTGATATCGAAAATCGCCGGTTGAGTCATCATACTTAAAGGATCATTCACCAGCACTTTTTCCAAAGTAGTATCTGTAGAAAAATTCTTCGCAGCATTATGTTTTAACAAATTAGTTTGCTTTTTATCAGGAAAAAACTGTTCCTTTTCAGATTGCATGATTTTaggttttctctctctttaagTGAATTCTTGATATTAGTCTTAGTTCCTGCAGCAAGCAAGACTGCTGCCTCAAGTTATTCTCAAGGTTCTAGAACTTCTCCATTTTATTCTCctgaaatcagaaaacaaagaaaatattacatttaaaaCTAATGCAATTAGAACATTCATTACAATTCATTAATATATATTGTTGATTGTTATAATAgcgtttgaaagaaaaaagcatgaggcaaaaaaaattacacactACGCTGTAACCTTTGATTGATTGTGTCTGGGGCGGAGGAGTGGGGGGTGTTTGTTGGTTTGATgctttgggttgggtttttttccccacaaaataTACATAAGTCTTAAAAACAAGCTTTAAAGGACAACATCTACAGAAAGATTAAAACAATGAAATTCCATGCCATCAAATTTTGAATTTCTCCCACGAGGACAATCTGTAAGCATGAGAAATCCCAAAAGCTGCTTCCTTAAATGCAGCTAGCAAATATAAGCACGATGCCTCATCTGTGACATGGATCACTAACTGTACCTAGCTGAAATCCTAAAAACAAGTCCAATTCAGCAGGAGTTGATACTTTTATTTCTCAAGTCTCTTTCTCTACTAGTAGCTAATTATTgtgattagaaaataaaataaaatttaagaaaCCCACACCTGACAAGATATCTGCTTCACTAATGGAGATGTCACCTTTActgacaggagaaaaaaaagacactcaGCTACAATGAATTTTTTGCATGCCTACCTTCAGCATCACACAAGCCTGAAGTCACCAACAGATAAAAGTTAACTTTGATTTCTCACCATATGTTCCCGGGTATAGGTTAATCTTTTCAGAGCAAGAACATGACTGGCAACAGCACTCCTCTATGCATTAAGAGGCTCACACAGGTATGGTCAGCATCGTCTCGCTACAGAGTTCATGTCAGTGTTTCCATAACAGGCCGCACTGACAATTTATGCCAGCTCAAGTCTACGCTTGAACAACATTCCCACATGTCAACATAAAATCAGCAGAAATTGAATAgcagtgaaaataatttggatTTTGAAAGCTGAAACCGAAAAGGAACAAGCACCCTCTCTTCACTAGTATATAAtacttttttctaaaaaattttTCGGTAACATAAGTCATAGCATCACTTTATTCTTCACCAGCAAAGTAAAGCGTTGGCTGAAATCTGACCAGCAGTTCTCCCTCCACTATTTCCCTGCCCACCCTGAACTTGAAACTCATTAGATCATCCTACTTATTCACATTCAAACTGAACGAATGATCACATCTTCTCCCTCACTGTGATGAAGTGGACACCATTAAGGTCTCCCCAATATTTTCCCACAGTCCTATGAGAAGGAAGTATCTGGCATTAAACATGTAAATAtctcacaaagaaaacagggaaCGAATAATTTTCGGGGACATACTCACACATCACATAGcaagaaaacacttttgttttttttaagtgcacaCTTTAATGCATTCCTTTGGAAAAGATATTAGCATTTCTGCAATTTCTTGAAAATAATAAGCAAAACAGATTTGGACATTTTAGACAGACTCCAATATCAAACAAATTCAATTAATCATATTCTTCAGCTATGACATCTGCAAGATCTCAACTACACACATgacattaacaaaaaataaaacacaaaacaccaccaaaccaacaccaaaacacagacacacacactcccaCACTCCCtccttccaaaccaaaacaccttaAGTAcaggtttgtggttttgtttttaaactcaaTTATACATTTCCCATCTTCCACACAGATTAATACCTGGCATATTACTGTACTTTGAGCCTTCAGAAGATAACAACTCATCTACATTAGACTccattttcacaaaaaaaaaaagaatactgtATTATAATGCTTTCTCTTGTCAATGGTAAATCCCTTATTTGAACAAGTTGAACTCTCGCATAAGGAATAAGTAACTAAAAATGACATGGCCCTGCTTGCTGAAGAACTTTTTTAATATGCAGCTGCAAC is part of the Columba livia isolate bColLiv1 breed racing homer chromosome 6, bColLiv1.pat.W.v2, whole genome shotgun sequence genome and encodes:
- the ZNF518A gene encoding zinc finger protein 518A produces the protein MQSEKEQFFPDKKQTNLLKHNAAKNFSTDTTLEKVLVNDPLSMMTQPAIFDINLPCKLKSVKIDLPRVSIPNEVLMKHEVDRFRKLFQCKQQTARKSLSLEKINGSNSNCSEGSHLQNKPEVQFEEGLKTTAKILNFTCTKCKDNIRYSPNDLLKHFQLLHFGELPLYPCEMCNFSANDFQSFKQHRRTHRSTLVKCELCNDEHMYTLLDLTKHFTSKHCVNGHFQCEKCGFSTQDVGTFVQHIHRHNEIPFKCGKCHHISFTKEEFQKHLLVHTSMFPFGCQYCSYSTPRKDYLLKHIIALHSDHLYAKEELEKDKCEKRIVKTPAGLKLVLRRYKMGASKKALWRRKKTSSGSDKAGEKNAQVLRSVNKVQTKAEELNQCMRDVEASEDQILYTEKHNFMGGMLSTTTAQYDKADDGTSYGLGLLKNAVHGPTVLMVKNNKISVPANYSAKFMGFKMVDGKQHIVIKLLPTNKQNAHLLGQKADPIKDGATAPLLQTADPCGLSSGARPHVTDQSAFSSVHPLASPPFSSAPHSGKTKVEKQNNSLSYSKSVFQTVAPSNVAVGKGSNYLPVKFGSTVPPCEEVTKVGTRSNVSWGSYSPPSHPQVLLPTITNTLHYDPMKTPFFPELKIQNGGLNNSNATNNLCYSMSVDSSNEGLLSFHNYSKMDTSDNPCSIWMSTDDSYKEFISSKTVSFQNSRRSESASAYSESMKGLKPEKVVSAQSNISKAYGHINTNNNSVSSKSQSKCVIDSECFMEDQHNGQQYLDANIHHGFENVAEKFQENGSDCVNSVLMPKITSVFSLQNVQAANYFLPEINQLQQDVLKVKATTLQESHSKTNNCVKLHSDKLLCGHKTGNKAFTHLKSSMTACGFQRPPSNAGFHLYKRELNTRCSTNKGTYCGRERQMPRTSFDSQGMDKLPRTPGAGTSLKTPTDAIITQHVVKDKMLSTAQNPTSFSPVIQEQKPLLVQSHSTGLFIPLHLANRPGLRVVAGKSLPSTSSSDGHVTKGVPASFVLNKGPGMILTFNGAIGTAASVPSDNSQVLGRVASREYGKITIPASKVEGKNDGFRSLRSSCSRRSCSTANDSLNNIQIKGPRVIGNSSESSAKGISSVKVLAEHQDAVFGSLESINQEEMKQKQRVYALLPDRQQALFLKCMTPNKPVVHKHSVFQDYTHYQNCQPKKTGAMQQKLLLKIKTSTSDTLADTTQSVSSSVPSLQLDNLQSHTPALAQKQTNSTSNDALILPGRLMPANASLASSNPACCVPPVEPIYSTRSAGTRLQKGSIESAQVITANNRINFGSQKPTWGTRNRTAKEKTRLKRTRSKSSETVGVQRNRNFKRKSKDNCPEPPRKKVTLHRKCKEKNLAEVVSQSGGPYKPRASKETVRTLKLLPFNSKQLVKCPRRNQPVVVLNHPDADVPEVVNVMKTIAKFKGHVLKVSLSKRTIEALLQPAFCNPLDVTTVDLSQKRHRTVKPISPVKERFVLKLTLKKTSKNNYQIVKTTSENTLKAKFSCWFCGRIFDNQDNWVGHGQRHLMEATRDWNSLM